The following proteins come from a genomic window of Alnus glutinosa chromosome 10, dhAlnGlut1.1, whole genome shotgun sequence:
- the LOC133879132 gene encoding glucuronoxylan 4-O-methyltransferase 2-like translates to MAMRSCVEFELEWLRLLKDIHRKPVLPMGQLPPMTYDSEDEVLKSRAPCNFLFFGLGHDSLMQLQRPSDHFNSLQPYSSISFPCRTLDRDMIMIEVLCGYFAEAPGQISAILSTAVMARNRKGSCATQVFLHDVDRKVEKTYVEFRVSVHEEPS, encoded by the exons ATGGCTATGAGAAGCTGTGTGGAGTTTGAGCTAGAGTGGCTACGCCTTTTGAAGGATATCCACCGAAAACCGGTTCTCCCAATGGGTCAACTTCCCCCCATGACATACGACAGTGAAGATG AGGTCCTCAAGTCACGCGCCCCCTGCAACTTCCTCTTCTTCGGGCTCGGCCATGACTCGCTCATGCAG CTTCAGAGACCCTCAGACCACTTCAACTCACTTCAACCATATTCTAGCATAAGCTTTCCTTGTAGAACCTTGGACCGTGACATGATCATGATCGAAGTGCTGTGTGGATACTTCGCGGAGGCGCCAGGTCAGATAAGCGCGATACTCTCGACGGCTGTCATGGCGAGGAATAGGAAGGGATCCTGTGCGACTCAAGTTTTCCTGCACGATGTTGATCGGAAGGTGGAGAAGACGTACGTGGAGTTTCGAGTTTCTGTGCATGAAGAACCTAGTTAA